A part of Aphis gossypii isolate Hap1 unplaced genomic scaffold, ASM2018417v2 Contig00558, whole genome shotgun sequence genomic DNA contains:
- the LOC126554620 gene encoding uncharacterized protein LOC126554620 → MEYLKLGHMEQGGQYYDDHAKGYYIPHYAVFKSNSITTKTRVVFDASATESSGKSLNDILMKRPVVQPTLYSTLLRFRIHQIALTADIEKMYRQILVHSDDCQLQKIVYRSKPTDELQELILKTVTYGTKTAPYLATRCLLSSTVGENV, encoded by the coding sequence ATggagtatttaaaattgggTCACATGGAACAAGGTGGACAGTATTACGATGATCACGCTAAAGGATACTACATACCTCATTATGCAGTATTCAAAAGCAATAGTATTACTACAAAGACAAGAGTGGTGTTTGATGCGTCTGCGACAGAGTCCTCGGGAAAGTCTTTAAATGACATACTTATGAAAAGACCTGTTGTTCAACCAACGTTATACTCTACCTTATTACGTTTTCGAATCCATCAAATAGCACTGACAGCggatatagaaaaaatgtacaggCAAATACTAGTTCATAGCGACGACTGTCAATTGCAAAAAATTGTCTATCGTTCAAAACCAACTGATGAACTCCAAGAGTTAATTCTAAAAACAGTGACCTACGGAACAAAAACCGCTCCGTACTTAGCTACAAGGTGTCTACTGTCTAGTACAGTTGGGGAAAACGTGTAA